Proteins from a single region of Cydia splendana chromosome 9, ilCydSple1.2, whole genome shotgun sequence:
- the LOC134794001 gene encoding uncharacterized protein LOC134794001, translating to MYDLDSRGFVETLKLCNEEPNNANTTQGTSVLLKVYNDIKGEQCTFEDGMDKKLIECVNKELGFKPPLTAEEAKNHFGRNGTRALRFEDQECKNSENLRKCVVKTFAEKHVAPELLKCKESIIRGFNITKNICQQKAKVPDAGGSGMKSLPSDIFILGTAVMLIKLTLSII from the exons ATGTATGATCTAGATTCTCGTGGTTTTGTAGAAACTTTAAAATTATGTAACGAAGAACCCAATAACGCGAACACGACCCAAGGGACTTCTGTGTTGCTGAAAGTGTACAACGACATAAAGGGAGAACAAT GCACCTTTGAGGATGGAATGGACAAAAAGTTAATCGAATGCGTCAACAAGGAACTCGGATTTAAACCACCGCTAACAGCTGAAGAAGCGAAAAATCATTTTGGACGAAATGGCACACGCGCTTTACGCTTTGAG gATCAAGAATGTAAAAATTCAGAAAACTTACGAAAATGTGTGGTAAAAACATTTGCAGAAAAGCATGTGGCACCTGAGCTCTTAAAATGTAAGGAGAGCATCATCCGCGGATTTaacataacaaaaaatatatgccaACAAAAGGCtaaa GTCCCTGACGCTGGAGGCAGTGGCATGAAGTCTTTACCTTCAGACATATTCATTTTGGGCACTGCAGTAATGCTGATTAAACTAACACTttcaataatttaa